The Brassica oleracea var. oleracea cultivar TO1000 chromosome C7, BOL, whole genome shotgun sequence sequence TTTGCGAAACCGCATCTATAGACACCGTTATTAATCCCACTGTAGATCCATTCATTAGCTTCATCGATTTTAGCTTGGAGATGAGAAGGGTAGAGGTCAAGATCAGCGTTTCTCGCAATATGATTGAACTCAGTGTTGAACATCCTGATTATCTCTGCGCTCTCATTGTTCACAACGGTCTTCAGCTTCTTATCCCACAGAACCTGTCATTAAAAAAAAAAAAGCCATCTAGTACCAACTCAAGATGACTTAACAAAAACAAACCAAAAAAAAAGACTTACAGGAACAGTATACTTCCCAGTGTAGTTTGGGCTAGCAATCTCATATAGTTCTCTTACACTCTTAGCACCATTAAGATGGTCAGGCTCAGCTCCTTGAACCTCATTGTCTGAATCCGGGAAGACCCATCCCATATGCTCATCTGTTTCTTTTGTTCTTCCCCAAATGGGTTTAACTGACTGATGGAAACCAAACAAGGAAACTATTCAAATCAATACTGTCATGAAATGGACATAAGCAGTTTCAAAAGGGGTTTTGAGTCTACGAACCGAGAAGCTTATAGCATCGTCAAGTCCTTTGATCTTCAAGTATGAGATGCATCTAGAAGCCCATGGACAAGCATACGATATGTAAAGATGGTATCTTCCAGATTCAGCTGGAAACTGAGAATCGGAATCTCTTGAGACGAAGTTACGGAATGTTGAGGCAGTTCTTTGAAATGCTCCCGAGTCTGATGTCTCATCAACCGCAGATCGAGCCATTGCTAGTGTACACTTGTGACAAAAAAAATTCAAAGATCAAACTTTAGTTTGAGAAACAGAGGTTTAATAACAAAAACAGAGCATCATAGTATGAAAAACAGAGTATTTTAGTTTGGACACACAAAAACGGATCGAAAGTTGGAAACTTTTGTCTCAAAATCAGTACTCTGATCAAAGACAGGAAGGGATGATGTGTACCTGAAGACGAGATCCACGAGTAGTGAACTTTGTAGCGAGAGAGAGGAAGCTGCTGTTGTGGCTGAGGATCGTGGAGTAAGACATCAAACAAAAGCTTCTATATATTATGATTCAGCTAATACAGTTTATATACATAAATCCAAAAGTTTAGAGAGTCAATACTGGCGACGGCTTATGTCATTGCTATGGTCACGCCCACCTGTGATCATTAGAACGATATACAATTCAGATTAGTTATAATAGACGTCGGTTGGTCCACTAACCGATTCACCTGTGATCATTGCTTTTGTCACGCCCACTAACCGAGTCACCTTTGCATTAGAAAAACAAAACAAAAAAGGTTCATATCTTTCTACTTATAAAGTTGAGATCTATTAGAAAACCCACTTCTTTGTGGTGAAAACTAATGTACTCTTACATGGGTAAGAAAAAGAGAGGTTTTATACTTCACTGTCTTAGAATCTTGATAGATAGATTCACACCCCTTTATTGGTGATCATAGTCGAAATCCTGCTCTCAGTCTTTCAAATTCACTAACAGTCGTTATGAACTGATTCACAATGCAACAAACAACATTCGGCGTCTTTGACTCAATGGTTACATTCCATGGTTTCTTGATCCACAGCTAAGGTAACACGATCCATTGGGACCACTACCATATTTCTCCAACAATTTCTACAAGAACAGAGCTGCGGCTCGACTTTCTTCTCCACAATTAGCTATAGTATTATTAGAGATATGAGAAGATGGATGGTAAGTAGTAATAAATGGAGCACGGCACGATCATAATTTAATATGATCTAAAGTAAATGATGATCTGCATGCATATAGAAAATCAGTCTAAAAGCAACCACATTACCCTTGAAGAATTATTAAAAGAGAAACATAAATTTGGATTCAATGACTTGGTTTCTTTTCGAAAGGGAAAAAAAAAAAGAATGAATAATGCAACCAATGTTAATCAAACCTTGGATTGCAAGGTTAGAAAAGTATAACTCAGAGCCAACGTGGCAGCACAGAGTTTTAGGCTCTAACTGATATGACTATTTAAAAAATATTAAAAATAAGTAGGAAAAAAATAAAAATAAATAAAATAATAGGAATGAGTGAAAATGATTCTTCATTCCTAAACTTGGTGAGGAATAATTTATTCTCTACGGAAAAAGAAACGAGAAGGAACAAAAAAAAAATTATTCTTTATAAATTGTGTAATTTTATAGGAATGATAAGAAATTGAATGTTCGTCATCATTTACTTGGTCACCATTCAAAATCTAATGTTTCATGTACAAAAAAATATTAATATAATGCTTATTTTATTATTAGTAGTATTAATTATTTTTTTGTCCGTAAAGACTTCTCGCTCACCTATAAAATCTTCATTTTATATGTCACCAGAACTCAAAATCGAGAACTTCATTGTAGCTCTAGCTCGCTCTCCCTGTTGATTTCTTCAGTTTCCTAAACAATGGACAACAGAAAGCGCAAGGATCGTTCATATTCTCTAAGTATCAGTGGTTCAATTTCGTTAGGTTTCGCATCGTATTCCGTATTCGTTTTTGTTTAGGATGATTATCAGTCGTAAGCGATGTGATGTACTTTGTTTGTATCAAGCATGAATGAAGTTTGTTTTCACTTGATTGATTTTGCTTGGAGAACGAATTTGATACTTCGTTTGTTTTGCTCTGTGATTGTGGCTTTGTTACCAAAAATAGATTAGGTGTTGTTTCATAAGATTAGCGCTTACTAGTTATGAATTTTGATATCTCTTCAAGAGATTGTGAACATGCTGATACTTGACTATCACTTGTAAGCGGTGTATTTTGTTTGTATCAAATAACTATGAAATTTGTTTTCGCTTGATTTATTTAGCTTGTGAACTAGCTGATACTTGATTTCTTTTTCCTTATCGATCTTTCTAAACAAACCTACCTTGATGTATTTAGCTTATGGAACATGATTTTTTTTATCTGGATGACTTGCACTTGCTTGTGATGAAGTTTGGAGATCGATTGATTGTGAACTTGCTTATACATTTGTTTCTTCTTTGACCTCTTTCAAGCATCTTTTCACAAAAAGTCAAAGCCAAAGCTCCTAATCATGGTGACAACAAGGTCATGCCTATCATGGTAATAAGTGGGTCTCTAAGTCTATTTTTTTTTCGTTCGCCTCTTCTTCACTAACTTTTTTAAATTGATTTTAGCAAAGTTGTATATGACCTAATCAAATTGATATTAATTTCAAAACTTTAACTACTAAAAATAATTATTTTCTTTGCACAAAGTTTACAAAGACTTGGAATAGTGGAAACTTCTTCAACAAACACCTATAATATATGTAGTAATAAAAATATTAAATTAATCATAGAAGCTGCACTTTGAACATAAAAAACTAAGTTTTAATCAAGTAAAAACAAGTTTTACATTTTATTCTGTAAATATCTTGATATTGAAAAGTACATTTGTTTAGTAACTGGTTAGCAATAATTAAACCTGGAGGGGATAAAAAATTGAACCAAAGTAAACAATCTCATAAATGACAAGTTAAGAAACAATTTTAAGGTGAACAATGAACATGTAGAACAATTAGATATTTACATGAATTGCGAGGTAATATGAAGTTTCAAAATGTAGCTTTATTAACATTATGGCAACAATTTAGTAATTTTAGAATGTATTTTTATAACTAAGTTCCAAGGAACAAATATTTAGGCAGATTATATTTTTCGTTGGTTCTATTTATTTATTTACATATAAATTTGAAAGCAATAAAAATAAATATGGAACGTATTAGCATCACAGAATACATTTGGGCTTTATATATTTATTAAAGTATTTTAAAGACTCGTTGATTTTATTTTGAAGTATTGAAAACTCATTTTAAGTACCATTTTACTCTGCTAACATGATTTTGTTGGTAATCCTCTGCTAACATGATATTATGAATGTCTTTTACATGTCGAAATAAAATAGAAATATTTTTGCTTTCTAAACATCATGAATTAAATTAAGAATTAAGCTTATACATATTTTAACATATACTCTTTCTGTTTTGCAAAAAAAAAAAAAATATCATTGTGACATATTTTACTCTAATTAAATTTTTTATAAAGTATACTAGTCTATCTTTATTTAATATACAATTAAGTAAATAAAATTGATTTTGATAAAAAATATTAGTTATTAAAAAGACAAATAAATAAATATATAAAGTTACATTGAAAATATAAAATGATATAGAAAATAACTGATATTTTTTGCGAAACAATGGGAGTGTGATATATGGAATATCCTATCCATACAGTGTCAATATGTATGAGAAAAGAAAAATTAACTTCTTCTTTTTTTCCTGGTTTGTTCTTTTTTTTCAAAAGTTGGATATGTCATGTTTTTTTTTGATGTCACAATCAGAAATTGAAGTATATGCCAATATTCGAAAAAGTATATACTGATACAATAGTAAACACAAAAAGAAAAGAAAATTTAACTGCTCGTGTGTGTTTCTGCCACTTGTCTTCAGTTTTGTCAGCGTCTTCTTAACTTAAAAAGTTGTGTCATTCAATCTACAGCTCTTGTTCTTTCTTTTCTTCTCCTTGGTCACTGTCTGTTGTTGTTAATATCTGAAACGAAGAAATAAAGAAGAGAGACAAAAATACATCTTTTCGTATAATCTTCATAGTTGTTAAAGATTCTTCTTTTGGCTATTATTTTATTATATCATATTTATCATTTCATTGACTGGTTCTTTTGATAAAAGGGCGGGTCCCTTTCTTCACCAGGTTCTTTCTGGTGTAGCCTTTATCCAATTCCATGACAGAACCAGAGTTGACAAGACACAAGTTGTTATGTAATGACTCGACTCGCTTCTTTTACTTACGTAAAGAATTCTCATCTCAGGCGAATCTTTCCCCAAGTGACTCACGATTTCTAGGGCTGGAGTCGGTTTAGGGGAAAGTTCAAGAAGCTCCGTTGTTGTTTCCTGATTACAAAAATGTCGGAAAGGGTAGAAGCATCTGTAGCAGAAGGAGAGAACACGATTGAAGAAAGACACATTGGAGCTATGTGGGAGCTAGAGCAGAAACTTGATCAATCCATGGATGAAGAAGCTAATAAGCTTAAGATCATGTACAGAGAAAAGGTAACGACTTTCTCTGTTTTACCCTGTTTTACTCTGTTTCAGTTTCAAGAAAGTTTCCATTTTTTTAATACGACTTTTCGACTTGTCATCAGGGCTTGTCAATGTGGATGCTACTGAGACTATCATTCCAAAGTCTAGGCATAGTTTACGGCGATTTAGGGACTTCTCCATTGTATGTGTTCTACAATACATTCCCTGATGGCATTAAGGATAGTGAAGATGTGATCGGGGCTCTTTCTTTGATCATTTACTCTCTCCTGCTTATACCTCTCATCAAGTATGTGTTCATTGTATGCAAAGCTAATGACAATGGTCAAGGTAAGCTTTTAAAAAGCTTGATCGTTGTTTCGAAACCAAACCGGTTTAGTTTATACTCAATGTTTGTGTGCAGGTGGGACTTTAGCTATATACTCACTGCTTTGTAGACATGCTAAAGTGAAGCTTATCCCGAATCAGCAACGCAGCGATGAGGATCTCACGACTTATAGTCGAACTTTAGTCGCTGAAGGGTCTTTTGCTGCTAAAACAAAGAAGTGGTTAGAGAGTAAAGAATCTAGGAAGAGAGCTCTTCTCTTCGTTGTTCTTCTCGGGACTTGTATGATGATCGGTGATGGTATCTTAACTCCAGCCATCTCTGGTAATTAACAACCTTCTTGCCTTTCTTTCTTTCTTTCTTTTTTTTGTACCCAAGGTTGATGACAAAACAATCTCTTCTCATAGTTCTTTCAGCGACTGGTGGGATCAAAGTCAGTAGCCCAAAGATGAGCAGCGGTAACAAAACATTCACTGCACCTTTATGTCAGTTAGTTCTTTCTAACTTTACTACTTGTTGTTGTTGTTGCAGACATTGTTGTGGTTATGTCCATTGTCATTTTAGTAGGCTTGTTCAGTATGCAACACTACGGTACAGACAAAGTCGGGTGGCTCTTTGCCCCTATAGTCTTCATTTGGTTCCTCTTCATTGGAGCCACTGGAATATACAACATCTTCAAACACGACACGCGCGTTTTAAAAGCGTTTTCGCCAACATATGTATACTTATACTTCAAAAGACGAGGGCGAGTAAAGTCGCTAAGGATCGTATGTGTATGCGAAACAGAGTATAAAACAGTTCCTTCGTTTTATTTCTTATTCTTAACTTGTGAGATCAACTTACATTATAGATCTCTTTATATATAGGAGCTCTTAGCTTGTCCTATTACAATTGAGATTAGGAAACTTAACTTTATCCTAATCTATAAGTTATTCTACTTT is a genomic window containing:
- the LOC106305813 gene encoding glutathionyl-hydroquinone reductase YqjG isoform X1, translating into MSYSTILSHNSSFLSLATKFTTRGSRLQCTLAMARSAVDETSDSGAFQRTASTFRNFVSRDSDSQFPAESGRYHLYISYACPWASRCISYLKIKGLDDAISFSSVKPIWGRTKETDEHMGWVFPDSDNEVQGAEPDHLNGAKSVRELYEIASPNYTGKYTVPVLWDKKLKTVVNNESAEIIRMFNTEFNHIARNADLDLYPSHLQAKIDEANEWIYSGINNGVYRCGFAKKQEPYEEAVQQVYEALDRCEEILGKHRYICGNTLTETDIRLFVTLIRFDEVYAVHFKCNKKLLREYPNLFNYTKDIFQVRGMSSTVNMNHIKQHYYGSHPSINPFGIIPHGPNVDYSSPHDRHRFSK
- the LOC106305813 gene encoding glutathionyl-hydroquinone reductase YqjG isoform X2 — translated: MSYSTILSHNSSFLSLATKFTTRGSRLQCTLAMARSAVDETSDSGAFQRTASTFRNFVSRDSDSQFPAESGRYHLYISYACPWASRCISYLKIKGLDDAISFSSVKPIWGRTKETDEHMGWVFPDSDNEVQGAEPDHLNGAKSVRELYEIASPNYTGKYTVPVLWDKKLKTVVNNESAEIIRMFNTEFNHIARNADLDLYPSHLQAKIDEANEWIYSGINNGVYRCGFAKKQEPYEEAVQQVYEALDRCEEILGKHRYICGNTLTETDIRLFVTLIRFDEVSLRGSLQVQQETLEGVSESVQLHERHISSTRYE